A single region of the Drosophila miranda strain MSH22 chromosome 2, D.miranda_PacBio2.1, whole genome shotgun sequence genome encodes:
- the LOC108155928 gene encoding probable ubiquitin carboxyl-terminal hydrolase FAF isoform X1, which yields MTFDTRRQTTGQPTSSATTTATTTTSPAQSSMSGMGTTGGAGTGTVTSASSGTVTVTTSTSSMPSSAGSSAGGGSSAGGGIDTTSSSSSSGGGGGGGSGNNQEQTPASTSADADSVVGSSSVSSVDSIVTIVPPEKLISLFPTTKLRSLTQKISNPRWVVPVLPEQELEVLLNAAIELTLAGVDHDCEPCVEFYRNGLSTSFAKILTDEAVNSWKYNIHHCILVSCGKLLHLIAIHMVRDNPYLLDLLAIVFDPENKFNAFNAARQPECFATPDCIWGPLDSNKLYARPPPEPKSARGWLVDLINRFGQLGGFDNLLERFNKGLELLKRNQNKVPAIKSGGSSSSEGGEEGGQDNRLTLAVIYSLLRPFGQCHELLTPATIAKYFMPTWNVVLDLLDSFTDEELKREVKPEGRNDYINGIVKSARFLAGRLSGQEDLIRDLEMFRLKMILRLLQVSSFNGKMNALNEINKVLTSVAYYSHRSQPLPHSLPEDDMDWLTAERMAQWIKASDVLGIVLKDSLHQPQYVEKLEKIIRFLIKEQALTLDDLDAVWRAQAGKHEAIVKNVHDLLAKLAWDFTPEQLDHLFEAFQASMTTANKRQRERLLELIRRLAEDDKNGVMAQKVLKLFWTLAHSKEVPPEVLDQALGAHVKILDYSCSQERDAQKTIWLDKCVGELKAGDSWVLPALRLIRDICCLYDTTPNHAPRTQTSTNRQQVIERLQNEYSLVILVTNSLTAYMEKVRQLVAETPGLEPAAILIDNRFPHQAQISERLEFLKFLLKDGQLWLCADQAKQIWHCLAVSAVFPSDREECFRWFGKLMGEEPDLDPGINKDFFENNILQLDPHLLTESGIKCFERFFKAVNSKEDKLKAIHRGYILDNEDLIGKDYLWRVITTGGEEIASKAIDLLKEVSTALGPRLLENISEFHEMFIGECCSRLRTHYGNIVILGNTQLQEEADDPNNQADNSNDSKDTKMRFIEAEKMCRIIKVLQEYIKECDRSFSGDRIHLPLSRVTRGKNTSLYIRFQNPGRPIDDLEIVTHSNETVAAFKRNLLKRIKGTSTTNIKVDLFYTNGEMIEVSDEINPLYQYTIRDKMILTAKLTPVGSGLASDLDSSSDSSTGSPPRPCPDMQRVESESTLPGVIISQNYQYTEFFLKLYQLGSELEHGRLRDSAKVLLHLLPCDRQTMRQLQLMCRVPKAAQEKAVAKDGEAADETAGETEGVSAQRLICIRQPFHGASFQQESCTPEQMYLHPTPAQVLYNLSVLHGLLIPALEPLGESALQVQSAWMHSGCAHFVLELLTKNNFLPSADMHTKRASFQCVLRLAKLFLYIVGSVLSRVGDEPMICDYDNGARSQVDILKQNFSSTPNSSQGTLRAISAKLAVLLAREMLSASQEGERCRALFSSTLQWSCPDISTIKAVVQLAWASSCGNLQALGSSNGCDFEDEVVVPDSQDFSMCKEALEVLTISFILNPSANEALSGDANWAKFITSIVLKNPLRHVRQVASEQLFLASTYCAGDRRPFIYMVNLLVSALKTLVPQYEATCAEFFSVLCRTLSYGCIYNWPLQIGEDLLGDEIKWLQKIRENVKATGDTQVHEELLEGHLCLAKELMFFLVPDSKAQLNELIHELIDDFLFTASREYLHLRRHGTLRQDTVPPPVCRSPHTIAAACDLLIALCQLCVPNMKLLTNTLIDFVCTDTDPLREWDYLPPVGARPSKGFCGLKNAGATCYMNSVLQQLYMVPAVRVGILKAHGAATNDGEDFSGDSEMTTASLGAAFFSVPSAAIVSFSASLAGEDESTSVRKNYHVVILKHVQAIFAHLGHSALQFYVPRGLWTHFKLQGEPVNLREQQDAVEFFMSLFESLDEGLKALGQPQLMNATLGGSFSDQKICQECPHRYSKEEPFSVFSVDIRNHSSLTESLEQYVKGELLEGADAYHCDKCDKKVVTVKRLCVKKLPPVLAIQLKRFEYDYERVCAIKFNDYFEFPRILDMEPYTVSGLAKLEGEVVEVGDNCQTNVETTKYELTGIVVHSGQASGGHYFSYILSKNPANGKCQWYKFDDGEVTECKMHEDEEMKAQCFGGDYMGEIYDNNLKRMQYRRQKRWWNAYMLFYTRCDQTPVPFEPSVEQLSLTESRNMVLPLPKPIERSVRHQNIRFLHSRSIFSVEFFNFIKKLVSCSIPSARSDKITPAAEELSLLGVQLASQFLFHTGFRTKKSLRGPVIEWYDTLSHHIRSSALVRKWFANHALLSPPSRLGEYILMAPSPEVRAVFVKLVVFFCHFAINDDPLVGYEGTNLCEQVLISVLRLLKSEAADYGKHLPHYFSLFSMYVGLGTREKQQLLKLNVPLQFMLVALDDGPGPSIKYQYPEFSKLHQVVSHLVRCSDVSDKCQSSNQTGSPQASPLPNPFKDSSVAHEELTPLSSECMDLLFNRTGYIKKVIEDTNVGDEGLKLLQYCSWENPHFSRAVLTELLWQCGFAYCHDMRHHTDLLLNILLIDDSWQHHRIHNALNGVAEEREGLLDTIQRAKTHYQKRAYQIIKCLTQLFHKSPIALQMLNTNPTISRHWSIAVEWLQDELERQRGIGCQYNSYSWSPPAQSNDNTNGYMLERSLSAKNTWNLAYELCPEEVSEKTDQDENNESDLDSNLDENKQEAGQQQQQPTAAQTETGTSGSDPTPENKPNAIINSDQSTWPTRIETNPIPRLSRQLFGAYTSTGGSSPFGTVAPTVISSAATTGGTTGGGATTGSGANSETESSAQETTTVETTANINGLTNSLDHIEISSVKKGLRNRTAATKGGKLPPVMFPHHHHQQVTTAELPQHPQHSQQQQQHPQQKLKLQSHQLQLQQQQPQLQLQLQPKQQQQLLQQQQLQQQQQQQQQQQQLRGDISKSSSSRLI from the exons ATGACGTTCGATACGCGCAGGCAAACCACTGGACAGCCGACCAGCAGCGCAACTACAACAGCCACAACCACCACGAGTCCGGCTCAGAGTTCCATGTCGGGAATGGGGACAACAGGAGGAGCTGGAACGGGAACTGTCACTAGCGCTAGCTCAGGGACTGTCACAGTcacgacatcgacatcgagcATGCCGAGCAGTGCGGGAAGCAGTGCTGGGGGAGGTAGCTCTGCCGGAGGTGGCATAgacaccaccagcagcagcagcagcagcggcggcggtggcggtggcggtagCGGCAACAATCAGGAGCAAACGCCGGCCAGCACAAGTGCAGACGCTGACAGTGTGGTCGGATCGTCGTCGGTCAGCAGTGTGGACAGCATCGTCACAATAGT GCCACCAGAGAAGCTGATATCATTGTTTCCCACAACCAAACTGCGATCGCTGACCCAAAAGATATCCAATCCCCGATGGGTGGTGCCCGTACTGCCCGAGCAGGAACTAGAGGTGCTCCTAAACGCAGCCATTGAGCTGACCCTAGCCG GCGTGGATCACGACTGCGAGCCGTGTGTGGAGTTCTATCGGAATGGGCTGAGCACTTCGTTTGCAAAGATCTTAACGGATGAGGCTGTCAACTCGTGGAAGTACAACATCCATCATTGCATCCTGGTGTCCTGCGGCAAGCTGTTGCATCTCATTGCCATACATATGGTGCGTGACAATCCCTACCTGCTCGATCTGCTGGCCATTGTCTTCGATCCGGAGAATAAGTTCAATGCGTTCAATGCGGCCCGCCAGCCGGAATGCTTTGCGACGCCCGACTGCATCTGGGGACCGCTGGACAGCAACAAGTTGTACGCGAGGCCGCCGCCAGAGCCGAAGAGTGCACGCGGCTGGCTTGTGGATCTCATAAATCGCTTCGGACAGCTGGGTGGCTTCGACAATCTGCTTGAGCGATTCAACAAGGGGCTGGAGCTGTTGAAGCGTAACCAAAATAAGGTACCGGCCATCAAGAGTGGCGGATCCTCCTCCAGCGAAGGCGGCGAGGAGGGCGGACAGGACAATCGTTTGACTCTGGCGGTGATATACAGCCTTTTGCGGCCGTTTGGCCAGTGTCACGAGCTCCTCACGCCCGCCACCATTGCCAAGTACTTTATGCCCACTTGGAATGTGGTCCTCGATCTGCTGGACAGCTTCACCGACGAGGAACTGAAGCGCGAGGTGAAGCCCGAGGGGCGCAACGACTACATTAATGGCATAGTAAAGTCTGCGCGTTTCCTGGCGGGCCGCCTGTCCGGCCAGGAGGACCTTATACGCGACCTGGAGATGTTCCGCCTGAAGATGATCCTTCGCCTGCTGCAGGTCTCCAGCTTCAATGGCAAAATGAATGCCCTGAACGAGATCAACAAGGTTCTGACCTCGGTGGCCTACTACTCGCATCGCTCTCAACCACTGCCACACTCCCTGCCCGAGGACGATATGGACTGGCTGACGGCGGAGCGCATGGCCCAGTGGATCAAGGCATCCGATGTGCTGGGCATCGTACTCAAAGACTCGCTGCATCAGCCGCAGTATGTGGAAAAGCTGGAGAAAATCATACGCTTCCTGATCAAAGAGCAGGCCCTAACGCTGGACGATCTGGATGCCGTGTGGCGTGCCCAGGCGGGCAAGCACGAGGCCATCGTAAAGAACGTGCACGATCTGTTGGCCAAACTGGCCTGGGACTTCACGCCCGAACAGCTGGATCATCTCTTCGAGGCGTTTCAG GCCAGCATGACGACGGCCAACAAGCGTCAGCGAGAGCGTCTGCTGGAGCTTATCCGGCGCTTGGCCGAGGACGATAAGAACGGTGTGATGGCCCAGAAGGTGCTCAAGCTGTTCTGGACGCTGGCCCACAGCAAGGAGGTGCCGCCGGAGGTGCTCGACCAGGCCTTGGGGGCGCACGTCAAGATCCTCGACTACAGCTGCTCGCAGGAGCGCGACGCCCAGAAAACTATTTGGCTGGACAAGTGCGTGGGCGAGCTAAAGGCCGGCGATTCGTGGGTGCTGCCCGCCCTGCGGCTGATCCGTGACATCTGTTGCCTGTACGACACGACGCCCAATCATGCGCCGCGCACGCAGACGTCCACCAACCGCCAGCAGGTGATCGAGCGGCTGCAGAACGAGTACTCTTTGGTCATCCTGGTCACCAACAGCCTTACCGCCTACATGGAGAAGGTGCGCCAGCTGGTGGCCGAGACGCCAGGCCTGGAGCCCGCCGCGATACTGATCGACAATCGGTTTCCCCATCAGGCGCAGATCTCCGAGCGCCTCGAGTTTCTCAAGTTCCTGCTGAAGGACGGGCAGCTCTGGCTGTGCGCCGATCAGGCGAAACAGATCTGGCACTGTCTGGCGGTGAGCGCGGTGTTTCCGTCGGATCGCGAGGAGTGTTTCCGCTGGTTCGGTAAACTGATGGGCGAGGAGCCGGACCTTGATCCGGGCATCAACAAGGACTTCTTCGAGAACAACATCCTGCAGCTGGACCCGCATCTGCTCACGGAGAGCGGCATCAAGTGCTTCGAGCGGTTCTTCAAGGCCGTCAACTCGAAGGAGGACAAGCTGAAGGCCATCCATCGGGGCTATATACTGGACAACGAGGATCTCATAGGCAAGGACTATCTGTGGCGCGTGATAACCACCGGCGGCGAGGAGATTGCCAGCAAAGCAATCGATCTCCTGAAGGAAGTGTCCACCGCCCTGGGGCCCCGACTGTTGGAGAACATTTCCGAGTTCCACGAGATGTTCATCGGCGAGTGCTGCTCGCGTCTGCGCACCCACTATGGCAACATTGTGATCCTGGGCAACACGCAGCTGCAGGAGGAGGCGGACGACCCCAACAACCAGGCGGACAACTCGAACGACTCGAAGGACACAAAGATGCGGTTCATCGAGGCGGAGAAGATGTGCCGCATCATCAAGGTTCTGCAGGAGTACATTAAGGAATGCGATCGCTCGTTCAGCGGCGATCGCATCCACCTGCCCCTCAGCCGCGTGACGCGTGGCAAGAACACTAGTCTGTACATCCGGTTCCAGAATCCCGGACGACCCATTGACGACCTCGAGATTGTGACGCACAGCAACGAGACGGTGGCGGCCTTCAAGCGGAATCTACTGAAGCGCATCAAGGGCACCTCCACCACCAACATCAAGGTGGATCTGTTCTACACCAACGGGGAGATGATCGAGGTCTCCGACGAGATCAATCCCCTCTACCAGTACACAATACGCGACAAGATGATCCTCACCGCCAAACTCACGCCCGTGGGCTCTGGCCTCGCCAGCGACCTGGACTCCTCCAGCGACTCGAGCACCGGCTCCCCGCCACGGCCCTGCCCCGACATGCAGCGCGTGGAGTCTGAGAGCACCCTCCCCGGGGTGATTATCTCCCAGAACTATCAGTACACGGAGTTCTTTCTGAAGCTCTATCAACTGGGAAGCGAGCTGGAGCACGGTCGCCTGCGGGACAGTGCCAAGGTGTTGCTGCATCTGCTGCCCTGCGACAGGCAGACCATGCGGCAGCTACAGCTGATGTGTCGCGTGCCCAAGGCAGCACAAGAGAAGGCAGTCGCCAAGGACGGGGAGGCGGCAGATGAGACGGCAGGCGAGACTGAAGGGGTAAGTGCTCAAAGATTGATCTGCATACGACAGCCTTTTCACGGGGCATCTTTCCAGCAGGAGAGCTGCACCCCCGAACAGATGTACCTGCATCCGACGCCCGCCCAAGTGCTGTACAACCTTAGTGTGCTGCATGGCCTGCTGATACCCGCCTTGGAACCGCTGGGAGAGTCGGCGCTGCAGGTGCAGTCCGCCTGGATGCACTCGGGGTGCGCCCACTTTGTGCTGGAGCTGCTGACCAAGAACAACTTTCTGCCCAGCGCCGATATGCACACGAAGCGTGCttccttccagtgcgtgctgCGGCTGGCCAAACTGTTCCTCTACATTGTCGGGAGCGTGCTGTCGCGCGTGGGCGATGAGCCGATGATCTGCGACTATGATAATGGAGCCCGCTCCCAGGTGGACATACTGAAGCAGAACTTTTCGAGCACCCCGAACAGTTCGCAGGGCACGCTGAGGGCCATTTCGGCCAAGCTGGCGGTGTTGCTGGCCCGGGAGATGCTCTCCGCCAGCCAGGAGGGCGAACGCTGTCGCGCGCTCTTCAGCTCCACGCTGCAGTGGTCCTGTCCGGACATCTCCACCATTAAGGCGGTGGTGCAACTGGCCTGGGCCTCCTCCTGCGGCAATCTGCAAGCCttgggcagcagcaacggctgCGATTTTGAGGATGAGGTGGTCGTGCCGGACAGCCAGGACTTTAGCATGTGCAAGGAGGCTCTCGAAGTGCTCACCATCTCGTTCATTCTCAATCCGAGCGCCAACGAGGCGCTCAGCGGCGATGCCAATTGGGCGAAATTCATCACCTCCATTGTGCTGAAGAATCCCCTGCGGCACGTGCGACAGGTGGCCTCCGAGCAGCTGTTCCTCGCCTCCACCTACTGTGCCGGCGATCGCCGTCCGTTCATTTACATGGTTAATCTGCTGGTGAGCGCCTTGAAGACGCTGGTGCCCCAGTACGAGGCCACCTGCGCCGAGTTCTTTTCGGTTCTGTGCCGCACTCTGTCCTACGGTTGCATCTACAACTGGCCCCTGCAGATTGGCGAAGATCTGCTGGGGGACGAGATCAAGTGGCTGCAGAAGATACGCGAGAATGTCAAGGCCACGGGGGACACCCAAGTGCACGAGGAGCTGCTCGAGGGACACCTGTGCTTGGCCAAGGAGCTGATGTTCTTTCTGGTGCCCGACTCGAAGGCCCAGCTCAACGAACTGATACACGAGCTCATCGATGACTTTCTATTTACGGCATCGCGTGAATATCTGCATTTACGACGACACGGCACCCTCAGGCAGGACACCGTACCACCGCCCGTCTGCCGCAGTCCACACACAATAGCAGCCGCTTGCGATCTCCTCATAGCCTTGTGCCAGCTCTGTGTTCCTAATATGAAGCTACTCACCAATACACTCATTGATTTCGTCTGCACGG ACACCGATCCGCTGCGCGAATGGGACTACTTGCCGCCGGTGGGCGCCAGGCCCAGCAAAGGTTTCTGTGGTCTGAAAAACGCTGGGGCCACCTGCTACATGAACTCggtgctgcagcagctctATATGGTGCCGGCGGTGCGCGTGGGCATACTGAAAGCCCATGGGGCGGCCACCAACGATGGCGAGGACTTCAGCGGTGATTCAGAGATGACAACTGCCAGCCTGGGGGCGGCCTTTTTTTCGGTCCCCTCTGCGGCGATTGTATCGTTTTCGGCTTCCCTAGCTGGGGAGGATGAGTCCACGTCCGTGCGCAAGAACTACCATGTGGTAATCCTGAAGCATGTCCAGGCCATATTCGCCCATCTCGGTCACAGTGCACTGCAGTTCTATGTGCCACGCGGTCTCTGGACGCATTTCAA GTTGCAAGGCGAGCCAGTGAATCTGCGCGAACAGCAGGATGCCGTGGAGTTCTTTATGTCCCTGTTCGAGAGCCTCGACGAGGGCCTCAAGGCATTGGGGCAGCCGCAGCTGATGAACGCCACGCTGGGCGGATCGTTCAGCGATCAGAAGATCTGTCAAGAGTGTCCGCATCGCTACTCCAAAGAGGAACCATTTAGTGTATTTAGTGTCGATATTAGGAATCATAGCTCATTAACCGAATCTCTGGAGCAGTACGTCAAGGGGGAGCTGCTCGAGGGAGCCGATGCATACCATTGTGATAAATGTGATAAAAAA GTAGTTACCGTTAAGCGGCTATGTGTGAAGAAGCTGCCACCCGTGTTAGCCATACAATTGAAGCGCTTTGAATACGACTACGAGCGCGTCTGTGCGATTAAGTTTAATGATTATTTTGAGTTTCCTCGTATCCTGGATATGGAGCCCTACACAG TTTCTGGCCTAGCTAAGCTCGAGGGCGAGGTGGTGGAGGTGGGTGATAATTGTCAAACAAATgttgaaacaacaaaatacgAACTGACGGGCATCGTGGTGCACAGCGGCCAGGCATCCGGCGGCCATTACTTCAGCTACATACTCTCCAA AAACCCAGCGAATGGCAAATGCCAATGGTACAAGTTTGACGATGGCGAGGTGACCGAATGCAAAATGCACGAGGACGAAGAAATGAAGGCTCAATGCTTTGGCGGCGACTACATGGGCGAGATCTATGACAACAATCTAAAGCGTATGCAGTATCGCCGCCAGAAGCGCTGGTGGAATGCCTACATGCTGTTCTACACCCGCTGCGATCAGACGCCCGTGCCGTTCGAGCCGAGCGTAGAGCAATTGTCGCTCACCGAAAGCCGGAATATggtactgccactgcccaaGCCCATCGAGAGGAGCGTTAG ACATCAAAACATACGGTTTCTGCATTCACGTAGCATTTTCTCCGTAGAGTTTTTCAATTTTATTAAAAAGCTTGTCAGCTGTAGTATACCCTCGGCGAGGAGCGATAAGATT ACACCCGCTGCCGAGGAGCTGTCCCTGTTGGGCGTCCAATTGGCATCGCAGTTTCTGTTTCACACAGGTTTCCGCACGAAGAAGTCGCTACGCGGCCCCGTCATTGAATG GTACGATACGCTTTCACATCACATACGTTCCTCGGCGCTGGTGCGCAAATGGTTTGCCAATCATGCCCTGCTCTCCCCACCATCGCGTCTCGGGGAATACATACTGATGGCCCCGTCGCCGGAGGTGCGCGCCGTGTTTGTCAAGTTGGTTGTGTTCTTCTGCCATTTCGCCATCAACGATGACCCGCTGGTCGGCTACGAGGGCACCAATCTCTGCGAACAGGTGCTCATCAGTGTGCTGCGCCTGCTCAAGTCCGAGGCGGCCGACTACGGCAAGCACTTGCCCCACTATTTCAGTTTGTTCAGCATGTACGTGGGTCTGGGGACGCGCGAGAAGCAGCAGCTACTGAAG CTCAATGTGCCGCTGCAGTTTATGCTGGTGGCGCTGGACGATGGGCCTGGTCCGTCCATCAAGTACCAGTATCCGGAGTTCAGCAAGCTCCATCAGGTGGTCTCGCATCTGGTGCGATGCAGCGACGTGAGCGACAAGTGCCAGAGCTCCAATCAGACGGGCAGTCCACAGGCCAGTCCCCTGCCCAATCCCTTCAAGGACTCCAGTGTGGCCCACGAAGAGCTAACGCCGCTGTCCAGCGAGTGCATGGACCTCCTCTTTAACAGAACAGG ATACATCAAGAAAGTCATCGAGGACACGAACGTGGGCGATGAGGGGCTGAAGCTGCTCCAGTACTGCAGTTGGGAGAATCCGCACTTCTCACGGGCCGTCCTCACCGAACTGCTGTGGCAGTGTGGCTTCGCCTACTGCCACGATATGCGCCACCACACGGATCTGCTGCTGAACATTCTGCTGATCGACGACTCCTGGCAGCACCATCGCATCCACAACGCCCTCAATGGCGTCGCCGAGGAGCGGGAGGGCCTGCTGGACACGATACAGCGGGCCAAGACGCACTACCAGAAGCGCGCGTATCAGATCATCAAATGCCTAACGCAGCTCTTCCACAAGTCCCCGATTGCCCTGCAGATGTTGAACACAAATCCGACCATCTCGCGCCACTGGAGCATTGCAGTAGAGTGGCTGCAAGACGAGCTGGAGCGGCAGCGCGGCATCGGGTGTCAGTACAACTCGTACTCGTGGTCGCCACCAGCACAGAGCAACGACAACACCAACGGCTACATGCTGGAGCGATCGCTGTCGGCAAAGAACACCTGGAACCTGGCCTACGAGCTCTGTCCGGAGGAGGTTAGCGAGAAGACG GATCAGGATGAGAATAACGAATCCGACTTGGACTCCAATCTGGATGAGAACAAGCAGGAGgcggggcagcagcagcagcagcccacgGCTGCGCAGACGGAGACCGGTACGTCCGGCTCTGATCCGACGCCTGAGAACAAGCCGAACGCCATAATCAACAGTGACCAATCGACGTGGCCGACTCGCATCGAGACCAATCCCATTCCGCGTCTGTCACGCCAGCTCTTTGGGGCATACACATCGACGGGAGGCAGCAGCCCCTTCGGAACGGTGGCACCCACTGTCATCAGCTCCGCCGCCACCACTGGAGGAACCACTGGAGGGGGCGCGACGACTGGCAGCGGGGCAAACAGCGAGACGGAGAGCAGTGCCCAAGAGACGACCACAGTGGAGACCACGGCGAACATAAACGGGCTGACCAACAGCCTGGATCACATAGAGATATCATCAGTGAAAAAG GGCTTGCGCAATCGCACCGCAGCCACGAAGGGGGGAAAACTGCCGCCGGTGATGTTcccacatcatcatcatcagcaggtGACGACCGCGGAGCTGCCACAACATCCGCAACATtcgcaacaacaacagcaacatccGCAACAGAAACTGAAACTACAGTCACatcaactacaactacaacaacaacaaccacaactcCAACTACAGCTACAAcccaaacaacaacaacaactattgcaacaacaacaactacaacagcaacaacaacaacaacagcagcaacaacaactacgTGGTGATATTAGCAAGAGTTCCTCCAGCCGCTTAATTTAA